In a single window of the Candidatus Limnocylindrales bacterium genome:
- the larB gene encoding nickel pincer cofactor biosynthesis protein LarB, giving the protein MNPAVLRTLLEELVEGRIGVTDALERIRHLPFTDVEGARLDHHRELRTGMPEVVFGEGKTSGQIVTIAREMIARSGAVLVTRLDHDKAAALVEAVDGIDYYADARIAMCRPREQAPGAAHVAIVSAGTSDQPVAEEAARTLEFLGAAVRRFRDLGISGLHRLLAERERLCEASAVIVVAGMEGALPSVVGGLVDVPVIAVPTSIGYGASFGGLAALLAMMNSCAPGVTVVNIDNGFGAAVAAAAVLRAAARLK; this is encoded by the coding sequence ATGAATCCCGCAGTGCTGCGAACGCTCCTCGAAGAGCTCGTCGAAGGCCGCATCGGCGTAACCGATGCGCTCGAGCGCATCCGCCATCTTCCTTTCACCGATGTCGAGGGCGCACGGCTCGACCACCATCGCGAGCTGCGCACGGGAATGCCGGAAGTCGTCTTCGGCGAGGGCAAGACGTCCGGGCAGATCGTGACGATCGCGCGCGAGATGATCGCGCGCTCCGGCGCGGTGCTGGTGACGCGTCTCGATCACGACAAGGCCGCGGCACTCGTCGAGGCCGTCGACGGAATCGATTACTACGCGGACGCCCGCATCGCGATGTGCCGTCCCCGTGAGCAGGCGCCGGGCGCGGCGCACGTTGCGATCGTTTCCGCCGGCACGTCCGATCAACCGGTCGCGGAAGAAGCCGCGCGCACGCTCGAATTCCTCGGCGCCGCGGTGCGCCGCTTTCGCGACCTCGGAATTTCCGGCCTTCACCGCCTGCTCGCCGAACGCGAGCGGCTTTGCGAAGCATCTGCAGTGATCGTCGTGGCCGGTATGGAAGGAGCGCTGCCGAGCGTCGTCGGAGGGCTCGTCGACGTGCCTGTCATCGCCGTGCCGACGAGCATCGGCTACGGCGCGAGCTTCGGAGGTCTTGCAGCGCTGCTGGCGATGATGAACTCGTGCGCGCCGGGCGTTACCGTGGTCAACATCGACAACGGATTCGGCGCGGCCGTTGCAGCCGCGGCGGTGCTGCGCGCGGCTGCACGCCTGAAATGA
- the dnaJ gene encoding molecular chaperone DnaJ → MSRDYYEILSVARDASQDEIKKAYRQAALKFHPDRNPDDKDGAERRFKEASKAYQVLSDADKRAQYDRFGEAAFEGPGAGGFDFSSAFASGAFEDVLGDLFGDFFGGGGRRSRSRPARGDDLRYDLEITFEDAARGCEKHISVPRTVTCETCSGSGGKPGTSPETCSGCNGAGQIRYQQGLFQIAKTCGQCNGEGKVNKSPCTTCRGAGRTRAMREIKVKIPAGVDNGSRLKLRNEGEAGVRGGTPGDLYVVLSVREHPLFHRDGANVVCQRPISMIDAALGAEVDVPTLDGVVKLKIPAGTQHGKVFRLSGKGVPDLRRGSGARGDQYVAVQIEIPTKLGRKQRKLLEQLRDEGAENHESLVASFTSKLRDMMS, encoded by the coding sequence GTGTCGAGAGATTACTACGAGATCCTGTCTGTGGCGCGCGATGCGTCACAGGACGAAATCAAGAAGGCCTATCGCCAGGCCGCGCTCAAGTTTCATCCCGACCGCAATCCCGACGACAAGGACGGCGCCGAGCGACGCTTCAAGGAAGCGAGCAAGGCCTACCAGGTGCTGTCCGACGCCGACAAGCGCGCGCAGTACGACCGATTCGGCGAGGCCGCGTTCGAGGGGCCGGGTGCCGGCGGCTTCGACTTTTCGTCCGCGTTCGCGAGCGGTGCGTTCGAGGACGTGCTCGGCGATCTCTTCGGCGACTTTTTCGGCGGCGGAGGACGGCGTTCGCGCAGCCGGCCCGCGCGCGGCGACGACCTGCGTTACGATCTCGAGATCACGTTCGAAGACGCTGCGCGCGGCTGCGAGAAGCACATCTCCGTGCCGCGCACCGTCACGTGCGAAACCTGTAGCGGCAGCGGCGGCAAGCCAGGGACATCTCCGGAAACCTGTTCGGGCTGCAACGGCGCGGGGCAGATCCGCTACCAGCAGGGGCTTTTCCAGATCGCCAAGACGTGCGGGCAGTGCAACGGCGAAGGCAAGGTCAACAAGAGCCCGTGCACGACCTGTCGCGGCGCCGGACGCACGCGTGCGATGCGCGAGATCAAGGTGAAGATCCCCGCGGGCGTCGACAACGGCTCGCGCCTCAAGCTCCGCAATGAAGGCGAAGCCGGCGTGCGCGGCGGAACTCCCGGCGATCTCTACGTCGTATTGTCGGTACGCGAGCACCCGCTGTTCCATCGCGACGGCGCCAACGTCGTCTGCCAGCGTCCGATCTCGATGATCGATGCTGCGCTCGGCGCCGAGGTCGACGTGCCGACCCTCGACGGCGTCGTCAAGCTCAAGATTCCTGCGGGCACTCAGCATGGAAAAGTCTTTCGCCTGTCCGGCAAAGGCGTGCCGGATCTGCGACGCGGCAGCGGTGCGCGCGGCGATCAGTACGTCGCCGTGCAGATCGAGATCCCGACCAAGCTCGGCCGCAAGCAGCGAAAGCTGCTCGAGCAGCTTCGCGACGAAGGCGCCGAGAATCACGAGTCGCTGGTTGCGTCGTTCACCAGCAAGCTTCGCGACATGATGAGCTGA
- a CDS encoding response regulator, with translation MGNDDPKREGSGTPRDARGGHEPPSEQAERGAAPALDSLAGGVVHELNNILGIVLGNAELASMDPGLSSSVRKSLEEITKAGRHGIRLVEQILALRRGRTIAADPNEWKTIAEDLTRILRASLPDGIGVHMSVTGAHPAGTPEAAASRPSDSRPNAGAEARGSILYLDDEEAMVNLASRMLRGLGYRVSGFVQPEKALSALKENPSGFDLVVTDYNMPRISGLQVAAETSMLRSDLPVMVTSGYVTDEMREKAREAGVRHLVAKPGSMDEMCAIIEDALRSGRP, from the coding sequence GTGGGGAACGACGACCCGAAACGCGAAGGCTCCGGGACACCTCGCGACGCGCGCGGAGGACACGAGCCGCCATCGGAGCAGGCCGAACGGGGCGCAGCCCCGGCTCTCGACTCGCTCGCCGGCGGCGTCGTACACGAGCTCAACAACATCCTCGGAATCGTTCTCGGCAACGCCGAGCTCGCATCCATGGACCCGGGCCTGTCGAGCTCCGTCAGGAAGAGTCTCGAAGAGATCACCAAGGCCGGGCGCCACGGCATTCGACTGGTCGAGCAGATCCTTGCGCTGCGTCGAGGGCGTACGATCGCCGCCGACCCGAACGAATGGAAAACCATCGCCGAGGACCTCACGCGGATCCTGCGTGCATCCTTGCCCGACGGAATCGGCGTCCATATGTCGGTGACCGGCGCGCATCCCGCCGGCACGCCTGAGGCAGCGGCCTCCAGACCTTCGGATTCCAGGCCCAACGCCGGCGCCGAAGCGCGCGGATCGATTCTTTATCTCGACGACGAGGAAGCGATGGTCAACCTCGCATCACGCATGCTTCGCGGCCTCGGCTACCGCGTGAGCGGCTTCGTGCAACCCGAAAAAGCCCTCTCCGCGCTGAAGGAAAACCCTTCCGGATTCGATCTCGTCGTCACCGACTACAACATGCCGAGGATCTCGGGCCTGCAGGTCGCGGCGGAGACTTCGATGCTTCGCTCCGACCTCCCGGTCATGGTGACGTCGGGATACGTCACTGACGAAATGCGCGAGAAGGCTCGCGAAGCCGGCGTGCGGCACCTGGTCGCGAAACCCGGTTCGATGGACGAGATGTGCGCCATCATCGAAGACGCGCTCCGATCCGGCCGGCCGTGA
- the thiL gene encoding thiamine-phosphate kinase, with protein MLAAVRRSIGRGGRGVTVGIGDDAAVVRVDAASQRAGSSLVLTTDAMVEGVHFRRSWLTAQQIGVRAWRVAVSDISAMGARPRWVLLSLELPAGRARMPERDVLALIRALGAEARRSGAALVGGNVSRGAALSVTVTVVGETAAKPVLRSGAKPGEVVFVTGNVGGSAAARLGLMRRTRSDGIRGAASAYIRPPLRVAFAAEGCVRGLFSAMIDVSDGLLQDLGHMADESKARIRIDAAAIPVHPAAKRSQKDQGLELALTGGEDYELAFTAPERRAGAIAMLAARHRVAVTPIGFVERGRPAVTDAAGRPFAFARAGFDHLRARSSR; from the coding sequence TTGCTCGCTGCCGTTCGCCGCTCGATCGGACGCGGCGGCCGCGGGGTCACGGTCGGGATCGGCGACGACGCAGCCGTCGTTCGCGTGGATGCCGCTTCGCAGCGCGCGGGATCCTCGCTCGTGCTCACGACCGACGCGATGGTCGAAGGAGTCCACTTCCGGCGATCGTGGCTGACGGCGCAGCAGATCGGCGTGCGCGCGTGGCGCGTGGCCGTCTCCGACATCTCGGCAATGGGCGCGAGACCGCGCTGGGTACTGCTGTCGCTCGAGCTGCCCGCGGGACGAGCCCGGATGCCCGAGCGCGACGTGCTGGCACTGATTCGCGCGCTCGGCGCCGAGGCGCGTCGAAGCGGAGCCGCGCTGGTCGGCGGCAACGTAAGCCGCGGCGCGGCGCTGTCGGTCACGGTAACGGTCGTCGGCGAAACGGCCGCAAAGCCCGTGCTGCGAAGCGGCGCGAAGCCCGGCGAAGTCGTCTTCGTGACAGGGAATGTCGGAGGCTCTGCGGCGGCGCGCCTCGGGCTCATGCGCCGCACGCGATCGGACGGCATCCGCGGCGCAGCTTCCGCGTACATCCGGCCACCGCTGCGGGTGGCATTCGCCGCCGAAGGCTGCGTGCGCGGGCTGTTTTCCGCGATGATCGATGTGTCCGACGGCCTGCTGCAGGATCTCGGGCACATGGCCGACGAGTCGAAAGCCCGGATCCGTATCGACGCTGCTGCGATTCCCGTTCATCCCGCGGCGAAGCGTTCGCAGAAGGACCAAGGCCTCGAGCTCGCGCTGACTGGCGGCGAGGACTACGAGCTCGCGTTCACCGCTCCGGAGCGGCGCGCCGGCGCCATTGCGATGCTCGCCGCCAGACATCGCGTGGCCGTGACTCCGATCGGCTTCGTCGAGCGTGGACGCCCGGCAGTCACCGATGCAGCGGGGCGGCCTTTCGCGTTCGCGAGGGCCGGCTTCGATCATCTGCGTGCGCGGAGCTCACGATGA
- a CDS encoding trypsin-like serine protease: MIQPGRALVASFLLVATVAVVTARADDSDGASATVPVQTNIVNGIPTHLQPTTGALLFVGPDLKNQFLDCSAVLIGCRTALTAAHCVCETANNAAECLNDLPNLDVADLRVFFQHSGFHHVREIYIDPAYVAGVGGDLAMLRLSELVTGIEPSPYHRGFPTSPDHGTPGLIAGFGDSGFDNLDEAIKRVGSIETAACVPGTGVFEPANICWNFTGAVSKPGDEANLCLADDGGPLFIDYGNGPEVAGIHAGGGSTCDVAGYSYDTNVARARDWIDEVGGLDVKRDQCSELGEVGEPWVKVQGGEGNLPKNEDEKLFSFIVPEDALVLRVSVNGDTDQNGDYDMFVGLGQKIPTRLDNDCQARGVGQFGFCSFEETGTDHVNVLIRRARPRIGTGHSRFQVTVTAYQQKPPADDPPRGPDNLRYSVRGPGLRTLTWIDDSKNETGFELQRRPGTDPLAAFTRRATIKADKQLYLESIPDDQVFTYRIRAFNGFGSSEWSNICVVNLPRMHRPTRLHATALTPDAVTLKWRDNSNGESAMELQRRKFGSLAWKAIKVLPSDTKGYVDTGITEGQTYQYRVRARGFLDECIPHSRFSNVLEVTVPAP; this comes from the coding sequence ATGATCCAGCCGGGAAGAGCGCTCGTCGCTTCCTTTTTGCTCGTCGCAACCGTGGCCGTCGTTACGGCGCGGGCGGACGATTCTGACGGCGCGTCCGCGACGGTCCCCGTGCAGACCAACATCGTCAACGGGATCCCGACTCACCTGCAGCCGACGACCGGTGCGCTCCTGTTCGTCGGACCGGATCTGAAGAACCAGTTTCTCGATTGTTCGGCGGTGCTGATCGGCTGCCGCACGGCGCTGACCGCCGCGCACTGTGTCTGCGAAACGGCGAACAATGCCGCCGAGTGCCTGAACGATCTTCCGAATCTCGACGTGGCCGATCTTCGCGTGTTCTTCCAGCACAGCGGTTTTCATCACGTTCGCGAGATCTACATCGATCCGGCCTACGTCGCGGGAGTCGGCGGCGACCTGGCCATGCTGCGACTGTCCGAGCTCGTCACCGGCATCGAGCCGTCGCCTTATCATCGCGGCTTTCCGACCTCGCCGGACCACGGAACGCCGGGCCTGATCGCCGGCTTTGGCGACAGCGGCTTCGACAACCTCGACGAAGCCATCAAGCGCGTCGGATCGATCGAGACTGCGGCGTGCGTTCCCGGCACCGGCGTATTCGAGCCGGCCAACATCTGCTGGAACTTCACCGGCGCGGTTTCCAAGCCGGGCGACGAAGCCAATCTGTGCCTCGCCGACGACGGCGGCCCGCTGTTCATCGACTACGGCAACGGTCCGGAAGTGGCGGGCATCCATGCCGGCGGCGGCAGCACATGCGACGTCGCCGGATATTCGTACGACACCAACGTCGCGCGAGCGCGCGACTGGATCGACGAAGTCGGAGGCCTCGACGTCAAGCGCGACCAGTGCAGCGAGCTCGGCGAAGTCGGCGAGCCGTGGGTCAAGGTGCAGGGCGGTGAGGGCAACCTTCCGAAGAACGAGGACGAGAAGCTGTTCTCGTTCATCGTTCCCGAAGATGCGCTCGTGCTGCGCGTATCGGTCAACGGCGATACCGATCAGAACGGCGACTACGACATGTTCGTCGGACTCGGCCAGAAAATCCCGACGCGTCTCGACAACGACTGCCAGGCGCGCGGGGTCGGCCAGTTCGGCTTCTGCTCGTTCGAAGAGACGGGGACCGATCACGTCAATGTCCTGATCCGCCGCGCGCGTCCGCGCATAGGCACGGGTCACAGCCGTTTCCAGGTCACCGTCACGGCGTATCAGCAGAAGCCGCCGGCGGACGATCCGCCGCGTGGTCCCGACAACCTGCGTTATTCCGTACGGGGTCCGGGCCTTCGCACGCTCACGTGGATCGACGATTCGAAGAACGAAACCGGCTTCGAGCTGCAGCGCCGGCCCGGAACCGATCCGCTCGCCGCGTTCACCAGGCGCGCGACCATCAAGGCCGACAAGCAGCTTTATCTCGAAAGCATTCCCGACGACCAGGTCTTCACGTACCGCATTCGCGCGTTCAACGGTTTCGGCTCGTCGGAATGGTCGAACATCTGCGTCGTGAATCTGCCTCGCATGCACCGTCCGACCAGGCTGCACGCGACGGCGCTGACTCCGGATGCAGTCACGCTGAAATGGCGCGACAACAGCAACGGCGAGAGCGCGATGGAGCTTCAGCGCCGCAAGTTCGGCTCGCTTGCATGGAAGGCGATCAAGGTGCTTCCGTCGGATACGAAGGGCTACGTCGATACCGGGATTACCGAAGGTCAGACCTACCAGTACCGCGTGCGTGCGCGCGGCTTCCTCGACGAGTGCATCCCGCACTCGCGGTTCTCGAACGTTCTCGAGGTGACGGTTCCCGCGCCCTGA
- a CDS encoding SMC family ATPase, protein MRPLRLTMQAFGPYAEQVELDFRRLENRSLLLIHGPTGSGKTTILDAMCFALFGEAAGTDRKGRDVRSHFVDAPVATEVTLEFSLGDALWRVRRIAEQMREGGARTSKPGQAALQRLLPDGEVELRASKIRDVDAAIRELLGFEVEQFRQVVMLPQGDFRRLLVSDSKDREKILERLFEAERYRRIETELKRAGAVLEAEAAEGRIRIEELLRVCEAANIDEARARLADCEARKAANDEQGLVLRCQHEAAIAALAEAEKGVAAWNEHDAAKLALVTLENESTAFGRKREELAAARRAQQVEPLLERLTNAAASLDKERRRVTEAQGAHGNAVRAFEAASAVLDRENARSEQRERLAARVQRLEQAKNTSGRLADSRRQIAGCDAEIAAAAAASTAAARDIEQSQVSIDAADAGIAALEPLVRELEKRRSAVGERTRVLGVVHDIERTRSQLFQQTIAAGGAKKRVDEAEQDVATCAAAEVDVLRRWFDGQASVLAARLEHGAPCPVCGSTEHPTPAASDGEVPLEADVHAVRARIGAARVLLESRRRELDSDTAKEADHRSRIAVLEGSLGDEASLTGEAAARALAEAEQRLIEAGKAHARKFDLETEKRAHASTIEAARQALAAAETRTAAAREKLASEAARVAELERSIPEEAIGRDVAALFDEAVRDETNARRAFDDARTGHATALQARTSAEASLRSAEARVRDADEAAASAGSDFDSALATSGFAGRDALDVARRAAGAIEALEAALRRFDATLAAAKIRAERAAAAAGGREKPDLAACQQSAAAARAALDRNLDENGRLGEALASIRRSVNALGEIAAIVEAAERRFLSVGRVAAIADGRNEAGISLARFALGSLLDDVLAAATERLARMSQNRFALVRAGDRRDRRRSGGLDLEVFDSHTGVARPAATLSGGEGFLASLALALGLADIVQAHAGGIRLDTMFIDEGFGTLDPEALDLAMRTLEDLQAGGRLVGIISHVPELMERVGARLEVSAGRRGSTARFVC, encoded by the coding sequence ATGCGCCCGCTTCGTCTTACGATGCAGGCCTTCGGTCCGTACGCCGAACAGGTCGAGCTCGACTTCCGGCGGCTCGAGAACCGCTCGCTGCTGCTGATTCACGGCCCGACCGGTTCCGGAAAGACGACGATTCTCGACGCGATGTGCTTCGCGCTGTTCGGCGAAGCCGCCGGTACCGATCGCAAAGGCAGGGATGTCCGGAGCCATTTCGTCGACGCGCCGGTCGCTACCGAGGTCACGCTCGAGTTCTCGCTCGGTGACGCCTTGTGGCGCGTCCGCCGCATCGCGGAACAGATGCGCGAGGGCGGTGCCAGAACGTCGAAGCCCGGCCAGGCCGCACTCCAGCGCCTTCTGCCCGACGGCGAAGTCGAGCTTCGGGCTTCGAAGATCCGCGACGTCGACGCAGCCATCCGTGAGCTGCTCGGTTTCGAGGTCGAACAGTTCCGCCAGGTCGTCATGCTTCCGCAAGGCGACTTCCGGCGCCTGCTGGTCTCCGATTCGAAGGATCGCGAAAAAATTCTCGAGCGACTCTTCGAAGCGGAGCGCTATCGCCGCATCGAAACCGAGCTCAAGCGCGCCGGAGCCGTGCTCGAAGCCGAGGCTGCCGAAGGCCGCATCCGAATCGAGGAGCTGCTGCGCGTGTGCGAAGCCGCGAACATCGACGAGGCGCGCGCGCGACTCGCCGATTGTGAGGCGCGCAAAGCGGCGAACGACGAGCAGGGTCTGGTCCTCCGCTGCCAGCACGAAGCGGCCATCGCAGCGCTGGCCGAAGCGGAAAAGGGCGTGGCTGCGTGGAACGAGCACGACGCGGCAAAACTCGCGCTCGTGACGCTCGAGAACGAATCGACGGCGTTCGGCCGCAAACGCGAGGAGCTCGCCGCTGCCCGCCGGGCACAGCAGGTCGAGCCGCTTCTGGAACGGCTGACCAACGCCGCCGCGTCGCTCGACAAGGAACGGCGCCGCGTCACGGAGGCGCAGGGCGCGCACGGCAACGCGGTGCGCGCGTTCGAGGCGGCGTCGGCGGTCCTCGATCGCGAGAACGCGCGAAGCGAGCAGCGCGAACGACTCGCGGCACGCGTGCAGCGTCTGGAGCAGGCGAAGAACACCTCGGGCAGGCTTGCCGATTCGCGGCGCCAGATCGCCGGTTGCGACGCGGAGATAGCGGCCGCGGCCGCGGCGAGCACTGCAGCCGCCCGCGACATCGAGCAGTCGCAAGTCTCCATCGATGCGGCCGACGCCGGGATCGCCGCGCTCGAGCCGCTGGTTCGCGAGCTCGAGAAACGCAGAAGCGCCGTGGGCGAACGGACGCGCGTGCTCGGCGTAGTACACGACATCGAGCGCACGCGCTCGCAGCTTTTTCAGCAGACGATCGCCGCCGGCGGCGCGAAGAAGCGCGTCGACGAAGCCGAACAGGACGTCGCGACGTGCGCAGCCGCGGAAGTCGACGTCCTGCGGCGCTGGTTCGACGGCCAGGCCTCCGTCCTTGCCGCGCGCCTCGAGCACGGCGCGCCGTGCCCGGTTTGCGGATCGACCGAGCATCCCACGCCGGCCGCATCCGATGGCGAGGTGCCGCTCGAAGCCGACGTGCATGCTGTGCGGGCCCGAATCGGGGCCGCACGCGTGCTGCTCGAGAGCCGCCGCCGCGAGCTCGACAGCGACACGGCGAAAGAGGCCGACCATCGCAGCAGGATTGCGGTCCTCGAAGGATCGCTCGGCGACGAAGCCTCGCTGACCGGCGAGGCCGCAGCGCGGGCGCTCGCCGAAGCGGAGCAGCGTCTGATCGAAGCGGGCAAGGCGCACGCGCGCAAGTTCGACCTCGAAACCGAAAAGCGCGCGCACGCGAGTACGATCGAAGCGGCCAGGCAGGCGCTGGCCGCCGCAGAGACGCGGACGGCCGCAGCCAGAGAAAAGCTCGCCAGCGAAGCGGCGCGCGTCGCCGAGCTCGAACGGTCCATCCCGGAAGAAGCCATCGGCAGGGACGTCGCTGCGCTGTTCGACGAGGCCGTGCGCGACGAGACGAATGCGCGGCGTGCGTTCGACGATGCACGGACCGGACATGCCACGGCACTGCAGGCCCGCACCTCGGCGGAAGCGTCGTTGCGGTCGGCCGAAGCACGCGTGCGCGATGCCGACGAGGCTGCCGCGTCGGCTGGCAGCGATTTCGACAGCGCGCTTGCGACGAGCGGCTTTGCAGGCCGCGACGCGCTCGACGTCGCCAGGCGCGCGGCCGGCGCGATCGAAGCCCTGGAAGCCGCGCTTCGGCGTTTCGACGCTACGCTTGCCGCCGCAAAAATCCGCGCAGAGCGCGCTGCTGCGGCAGCGGGCGGTCGTGAAAAGCCCGATCTGGCCGCGTGTCAGCAAAGCGCTGCGGCTGCACGCGCAGCGCTCGACCGGAACCTCGACGAGAATGGGCGTCTCGGCGAAGCGCTCGCATCGATCCGTCGCAGCGTGAACGCGCTCGGTGAGATCGCGGCGATCGTCGAGGCCGCGGAGCGTCGTTTCCTGTCGGTCGGACGCGTCGCGGCGATCGCCGACGGACGAAACGAGGCCGGCATATCGCTCGCGCGCTTCGCGCTCGGCTCGCTGCTCGACGACGTGCTTGCGGCAGCAACCGAACGCCTTGCCCGCATGAGCCAGAACCGCTTCGCGCTCGTGCGCGCCGGAGATCGCCGCGACCGCCGCCGCAGCGGCGGGCTCGACCTCGAGGTCTTCGACTCGCACACCGGTGTCGCCCGTCCGGCGGCAACGCTGTCCGGCGGCGAGGGCTTCCTCGCATCGCTGGCGCTCGCGCTCGGGCTTGCCGATATCGTCCAGGCCCATGCCGGCGGGATCCGTCTCGATACGATGTTCATCGACGAGGGCTTCGGGACGCTCGATCCCGAGGCGCTCGACCTCGCGATGCGGACCCTCGAAGACCTGCAGGCCGGCGGGCGTCTGGTAGGCATCATCTCGCACGTGCCGGAACTGATGGAGAGGGTGGGCGCCAGGCTCGAAGTCAGCGCCGGGCGTCGCGGCAGCACGGCCCGTTTCGTATGCTGA
- a CDS encoding response regulator, with product MEDTVSSPGVVHVVDDHEGIRVLVQRALDSVGIECIGWEGPAALLAALDAQKIDALVVDIRLVGMSGIELVRRMRDHGVTPPVIFISGVDEVPVAIEAMKLGAHDFLPKPFSAQALIDTVQSALRTSRVEKGRDARVAAVRSLVAKLSPRERQVLLAVVDGKANKVVAMELGLSEKTVEEHRSHVMSKLGATSVPDLVKLAILAGLCDPASAGPARQT from the coding sequence ATGGAAGACACGGTCTCCAGTCCAGGCGTTGTCCACGTCGTGGACGACCACGAAGGAATTCGAGTTCTCGTCCAGAGAGCTCTCGATTCTGTTGGTATCGAGTGCATCGGATGGGAAGGTCCGGCTGCCCTCCTGGCCGCTTTAGACGCCCAAAAAATCGACGCACTCGTCGTCGACATCCGGCTCGTCGGAATGAGCGGCATCGAGCTGGTCCGCCGCATGCGCGATCACGGCGTCACGCCGCCGGTCATCTTCATCTCCGGAGTCGACGAGGTTCCGGTCGCGATCGAAGCCATGAAGCTCGGCGCGCACGACTTTCTTCCAAAGCCGTTTTCGGCCCAGGCCCTGATCGATACCGTGCAAAGTGCGCTTCGGACCTCGCGCGTGGAAAAGGGACGCGACGCGCGCGTCGCCGCTGTTCGTTCACTCGTCGCGAAGCTGTCTCCGCGCGAGCGGCAGGTGCTTCTGGCGGTCGTCGACGGCAAGGCGAACAAAGTGGTCGCGATGGAGCTCGGCCTTTCCGAGAAGACCGTCGAGGAACATCGCTCGCACGTCATGAGCAAACTCGGTGCGACGTCGGTACCGGATCTCGTCAAGCTCGCGATCCTTGCCGGGCTTTGCGACCCCGCCTCTGCAGGGCCGGCGCGCCAGACCTGA
- a CDS encoding exonuclease SbcCD subunit D produces the protein MRFLHSADWHLGRSFLGLSLIDDQAHVLEQLTRVAVESKVDAVLLAGDIYDRSAPSSDAVSLLDETLTRLVLEHGIAVIVIAGNHDSGERLAFGSRLLSGRGLHVAGLAPCVVTLDDEHGPVDIVAIPFCEPSAAAGRSGDDAIADHDAALRAEISWASRLPFRGNGGAGRRKVALAHAFVAGGHASESERPLVLGNAALVRSDCFDSFAYAALGHLHRPQPVGRRECRYSGSLLKYSFDEAAHRKTISLVTIGAAGACDVEEVSLSARRDVRVLEGTLDEIRRAAATDSSRDDYVMVRLSDRGAVLDSIGKLRAIYPNCLRVDHAAFFRTEPGARQAVDLRRQDEEEMFEAFFLEVTGERASEQEQRAFCDALAAVRRSS, from the coding sequence GTGCGCTTTCTTCACTCTGCCGACTGGCATCTCGGGCGAAGCTTCCTTGGCCTGTCGCTGATCGACGATCAGGCGCACGTGCTCGAGCAGCTCACTCGCGTGGCCGTGGAAAGCAAAGTCGACGCGGTGCTGCTGGCCGGTGACATCTACGATCGCTCCGCGCCGTCTTCCGATGCCGTCAGCCTGCTCGACGAGACGCTGACGCGCCTCGTGCTCGAGCACGGCATCGCCGTGATCGTGATCGCCGGCAATCATGACAGCGGCGAGCGTCTGGCGTTCGGGTCGCGCCTTCTGTCGGGTCGCGGACTGCACGTGGCGGGACTTGCACCGTGCGTGGTTACGCTCGACGACGAGCACGGTCCTGTCGACATCGTTGCGATCCCTTTCTGCGAGCCGTCGGCGGCGGCCGGACGCTCGGGCGACGACGCGATCGCCGACCACGATGCGGCGCTTCGCGCCGAGATTTCGTGGGCCTCGAGGCTGCCGTTCCGCGGCAACGGCGGCGCCGGCCGGCGCAAGGTGGCGCTCGCACACGCGTTCGTGGCCGGCGGCCATGCCAGCGAATCGGAGCGACCGCTGGTGCTCGGCAACGCCGCGCTGGTTCGATCCGACTGCTTCGATTCTTTCGCGTACGCAGCGCTCGGACACCTGCACAGGCCGCAGCCGGTCGGTCGTCGCGAATGTCGCTACAGCGGCTCGCTGCTGAAGTATTCATTCGACGAAGCGGCCCATCGAAAGACCATCTCGCTCGTCACCATCGGTGCCGCCGGCGCGTGCGACGTCGAGGAGGTAAGCCTTTCGGCACGTCGCGACGTGCGCGTTCTCGAAGGCACGCTCGACGAGATCCGGCGCGCGGCGGCGACGGACAGCTCGCGCGACGACTACGTGATGGTCCGCCTGAGCGACCGCGGCGCCGTGCTCGATTCGATCGGCAAGCTGAGGGCGATCTATCCGAACTGCCTGCGCGTCGATCACGCCGCATTCTTCCGCACCGAGCCCGGCGCCAGGCAGGCGGTCGATCTTCGCCGGCAGGACGAAGAAGAAATGTTCGAGGCGTTCTTCCTCGAGGTGACCGGTGAGCGCGCCAGCGAACAGGAGCAGCGCGCATTCTGCGATGCGCTCGCCGCGGTCCGGCGGTCGTCCTGA